The sequence CATCGTAAAAGCCAAGAGAGTTGTATAATGCTTTCGTCGCTTCATTATTCATGCCAGTTTCTAATTCAATGCCTTTAATTTTGTGTTGCTCCGCCCAATAAATAATGCGCAACAATAGTTTTTTAGCAATACCTTGGTTCCGGTACGCTTCTTCTACATACAATTCATTCAACCAAATGTACTTTCCGCCTTTTTGAAAGCTCGTCAACGTGTTAAAAAAGGCAAATGCCACTGCTTTCCCTTCTAGTCTTGCGATAAAAAAATAGACGTGTGAATCAGGGTGCAGCGCTTCCTCCAAAATTTTTTCAATTTGTGACAATGCTTTTTTACCGGCAATCGCATGGAGCTGTTTTTCAAACAGGCTAGTCAACTCCCGCTTCGTTGTCTCTGTAGTCGT is a genomic window of Shouchella clausii containing:
- a CDS encoding GNAT family N-acetyltransferase produces the protein MIEILELTSDTTTETTKRELTSLFEKQLHAIAGKKALSQIEKILEEALHPDSHVYFFIARLEGKAVAFAFFNTLTSFQKGGKYIWLNELYVEEAYRNQGIAKKLLLRIIYWAEQHKIKGIELETGMNNEATKALYNSLGFYDVVSKRYSFRF